The following is a genomic window from Neodiprion pinetum isolate iyNeoPine1 chromosome 3, iyNeoPine1.2, whole genome shotgun sequence.
ACCATCAGTTtcacttaatttttttgacagcCACATTTTGCGCTTAGATTCTACCACTGATGcttctttttcattgttttgtgAATCGCACGGCTCTGTTCCCTTTGGCTTAGATTCGTCCGCCTTTATACTGCTAGGCATAAACTTGCATCTAAAATTGAACCAAGCTTCGCTGGTTTGGATCCTGTACTTTATGCATCTTAATTGAAAAACGCATACTCGCCCATAGTACTTTGTCATTTCCCAGGAAGGAATTGCCTGTGAAACCAAAAGTCAATTTTGCCCATTACTTTTatcgtaattaaaaaaaattccattctGTCTTTAGGCAGGATAAACCCACTTCGCCCGCTTACCTGTAccactttcgaaaataattttccaataacCATGTTATTGGTTGCATGAAAACTGTCATAACATCatgaaataacaatttcaGGGCGAATGAAATCTCGTCAAACCTTATTACataaatgtcgaaaaaaataagtttaaGCTCATTTTTCACTTGAAACAAGTTATTAGAAACACAATAGCAAATATTAAACACAAATTTTACAGCATCGATGGGTGGTTAGAATTTATTCTGTTCTGTCAAATGAGTTATGATATTGTAACAATTGAAGTATGAACTGAATGCAATGGCTACTGCTCAAAACTcccattaaaaaatatctcaccTTATACAATTGCTTGATCAGTTCCTTTTTCACAGGTAGCACAAATTGAGGCTGAAATATTACGTTTAGCTGTAGACCAGCTTAGTACAGTGAGAGAAAATCTTAACGCTCTGGTATGCCACTGCGTCGATACTTTGGCACACGAACACCACATCAGGGTGGTGTATGCACTGCAAACATTGTCTGCTGTAATTCAAGCAATGTATAAAAAAGCTGACCAAGGTGACTGTGGATTTAATTTAATTGATAATTTGGTTGGTTTTAACTCCGCTGAACAGAGAATGACAACACTGATGCGGCACTGCAATAACTTCATCACTGGTGAGGCATTTTACTTAATTTAAGGGagtatatacgagtatactACTAAAAAAGTGAGTGAATTTTGGGAATTCATGTCTTGACAACTAGTTTTGCAATTTGACTGTGGCTTATTTGTTTCAAACGAATGTAGATCCAatcgaattttatttacatatctTTTTCATTAGAATCAATTGGTAGGAAGCATTTTTATTGACAGTAGCATCATCCATTTCCCTTGGTGACATGCTTTGCGGTGCTTGCGATATCGATAAAACAGCTCAACtgcatttctttaatttcggAGACAGTATTCTTGGATACGTTATGCTGTTTGCTacgattcgaatttttttttttttcttcatcaaaaTAGCAACTTTTTGAtactgaaattaaatttttcttctaaaacttgagacatttttatttaataatcaaAAAAGTCCTGTGTTTTGGAAAATCATGAGATTGTGAATGAGAGACAAACTATCCAAGAATACTGTCACCGAATTTGGTATAAGTCAGTCCAGCTGTGTTTCAGATAGCGTGAACACAACAAAAGATGTGACTGAGCGACATGGTTCACATTATTGTCAATAACAATGTTTTCTattaattgattcaaataaaataaaatatgcaaGTTGAAACTTGATGTACATAGTttataataaaacaaacccCATTAGAATTCAATAATTGGTTGTCGAGGCATAAATATCCACTTTTTCAGCTGTCTGTTCTGTATACTCCCTTGCATCAGGgtactttttcaatcattcgttAATCTTCAAgtattgacaaaaattttcttcatttcaggCGAATACCCAGATAGCTTGAAGGCCTTATGCCTTAAACTGTTACTGATAATAGTTACCGGCACGGATAATGTTAGCCAGAACACATTGCTTGAATACGTGATGTTGAACAGTGTATTTGAATCACTAGTGCAGGTTGAttctattgttatttatttatagatcTAGCTAAAgctaattttgtaaaatttctgtaaccaatattattatttcgcaGCTATTAAGAGATACGAAAACAAGGAGTCAGCATGGTCACGACGCAGTGTTACTCTTGACACTTCTAGTGAACTACAGGAAACACGAAAGTGCCAATCCCTATATAGTTAAACTTTCAATTCTAGATGACGAGGTAGCATTGAATGGCTATGGTCAAGTGATATCAACATCATTGACTGATTTTTGTAGACAATTCGACCAACAGAGAGCAGGTGAATCTCCactaaacaaaacaaaatagaacTTATCGGGACATCATctaataactgaataaatttcttcagaCATTCAAGCTTCTTGGTTGTCGTCATTGACGAATATGGTTGGCAGCATGTTTGTAGGTGAGGAAGAAGCAAAGACTCAACAAATTCGTGCTAATAACGCGCTACTCTTGGCACTTTATGAAGCGACACATTTGAACAGATATTTTGTTACTACATTGGCACATATACAGAGCGACACAAGTGCACCACCTTCACCAAATAATACTTTAGGTCCAAATGCAGTTGCACCCGGAGCGCAACCTCAAGATATAATGGCACAGCCAGTCAATCTCTTGGCAACGTTTTTTGAATACTGGTAAGAATGTTATTATCTTCAAATCTTTGATGATATGAAGACACTTCATTTAATTCATGAATTTGATTGCAGTTCCATCGTTACGCAAGGCGTTAAAACTCAGGGGAACAAAACTGATGCTATAACTGCAAACGTGAAGCTCTGCTTTCTCATTCTGAGTTGCATTGCTGAAGATCAATATGC
Proteins encoded in this region:
- the LOC124215743 gene encoding armadillo-like helical domain-containing protein 3 → MTMAMRKRSGSGSKRQYREKILLIYESFFKGDEPTLANPHFWDELFLLKPKVAQIEAEILRLAVDQLSTVRENLNALVCHCVDTLAHEHHIRVVYALQTLSAVIQAMYKKADQGDCGFNLIDNLVGFNSAEQRMTTLMRHCNNFITGEYPDSLKALCLKLLLIIVTGTDNVSQNTLLEYVMLNSVFESLVQLLRDTKTRSQHGHDAVLLLTLLVNYRKHESANPYIVKLSILDDEVALNGYGQVISTSLTDFCRQFDQQRADIQASWLSSLTNMVGSMFVGEEEAKTQQIRANNALLLALYEATHLNRYFVTTLAHIQSDTSAPPSPNNTLGPNAVAPGAQPQDIMAQPVNLLATFFEYCSIVTQGVKTQGNKTDAITANVKLCFLILSCIAEDQYANSLIHDANLAFKAQLHRLPMRHRKLQEKVALIQPLAATLLDLLVEFIMTHMMKNFPIELYLQCIGVLQRLLCYQKRCRVRLGYQWRELWAALIHLLKYLTTAESQLAKKMNIFHLAIQIVNILNLFITYGDTFLSSPSSYDELFYEIIRMRAVFTNLNAMALRYSTSEICEFKEHALKLTNCLVNVRDIINHFTPKIDTWLASQSLSTPTEEQILAVVIQNYDSLTLKLQDSLDQYERYSEKPKHTAFFTNMVRGVVIDTRGSIDLSTLDTQAILQEFSSFS